In Cynocephalus volans isolate mCynVol1 chromosome 13, mCynVol1.pri, whole genome shotgun sequence, a genomic segment contains:
- the LOC134361528 gene encoding LOW QUALITY PROTEIN: TSSK6-activating co-chaperone protein-like (The sequence of the model RefSeq protein was modified relative to this genomic sequence to represent the inferred CDS: deleted 1 base in 1 codon): MEQHASLSTNRKVPAKEEGDAVPLCPAKPSPSYVSLQSGSPPATFLNIQTTKLPSGVNHKPKECLGLLECMYACLQLQTQLAQQQMAILENLQASVTQLASGRESKNSSLPALSRNLLLKHLPQFSK, from the exons ATGGAGCAGCACGCTAGTCTTTCTACTAACAGAAAAGTTCCAGCCAAAGAGGAAGGTGATGCTGTGCCTCTTTGTCCAGCAAAACCCTCCCCCAGCTATGTCAGTCTTCAATCAGGT TCCCCACCAGCCACTTTTCTGAACATCCAGACAACAAAGCTGCCCTCAGGAGTTAACCACAAACCCAAGGAATGCCTAGGCCTCCTAGAATGTATGTATGCCTGTCTCCAGCTTCAGACCCAGCTTGCCCAACAACAGATggctattttggaaaatttacagGCATCTGTGACACAACTGGCTTCTGGGAGGGAAAGCAAGAACTCTTCTCTCCCAGCCTTATCTCGTAATCTGTTGTTAAAACACCTGCCCCAATTCAGTAAATGA